One genomic segment of Homo sapiens chromosome 14, GRCh38.p14 Primary Assembly includes these proteins:
- the SALL2 gene encoding sal-like protein 2 isoform c (isoform c is encoded by transcript variant 3), which produces MAHESERSSRLGVPCGEPAELGGDASEEDHPQVCAKCCAQFTDPTEFLAHQNACSTDPPVMVIIGGQENPNNSSASSEPRPEGHNNPQVMDTEHSNPPDSGSSVPTDPTWGPERRGEESSGHFLVAATGAETPKQAFFHLYHPLGSQHPFSAGGVGRSHKPTPAPSPALPGSTDQLIASPHLAFPSTTGLLAAQCLGAARGLEATASPGLLKPKNGSGELSYGEVMGPLEKPGGRHKCRFCAKVFGSDSALQIHLRSHTGERPYKCNVCGNRFTTRGNLKVHFHRHREKYPHVQMNPHPVPEHLDYVITSSGLPYGMSVPPEKAEEEAATPGGGVERKPLVASTTALSATESLTLLSTSAGTATAPGLPAFNKFVLMKAVEPKNKADENTPPGSEGSAISGVAESSTATRMQLSKLVTSLPSWALLTNHFKSTGSFPFPYVLEPLGASPSETSKLQQLVEKIDRQGAVAVTSAASGAPTTSAPAPSSSASSGPNQCVICLRVLSCPRALRLHYGQHGGERPFKCKVCGRAFSTRGNLRAHFVGHKASPAARAQNSCPICQKKFTNAVTLQQHVRMHLGGQIPNGGTALPEGGGAAQENGSEQSTVSGARSFPQQQSQQPSPEEELSEEEEEEDEEEEEDVTDEDSLAGRGSESGGEKAISVRGDSEEASGAEEEVGTVAAAATAGKEMDSNEKTTQQSSLPPPPPPDSLDQPQPMEQGSSGVLGGKEEGGKPERSSSPASALTPEGEATSVTLVEELSLQEAMRKEPGESSSRKACEVCGQAFPSQAALEEHQKTHPKEGPLFTCVFCRQGFLERATLKKHMLLAHHQNQYVAFLSNGLPMKPWNSSSTSTTTPSLAPPVLFGLGTVAGKVPPTMGSREAKEKTAPLLFQPPAPKAVPEKPIIDKK; this is translated from the exons ATGGCGCACGAATCCGAGAGGAGCTCTCGTCTCGGGGTGCCCTGCGGGGAGCCGGCAGAGCTCGGAG GTGATGCTAGCGAGGAGGATCACCCCCAAGTCTGTGCCAAGTGCTGCGCACAATTCACTGACCCAACTGAATTCCTCGCCCACCAGAACGCATGTTCTACTGACCCTCCTGTAATGGTGATAATTGGGGGCCAGGAGAACCCCAACAACTCTTCGGCCTCCTCTGAACCCCGGCCTGAGGGTCACAATAATCCTCAGGTCATGGACACAGAGCATAGCAACCCCCCAGATTCTGGGTCCTCCGTGCCCACGGATCCCACctggggcccagagaggagaggagaggagtctTCAGGGCATTTCCTGGTCGCTGCCACAG gGGCAGAAACGCCCAAGCAGGCCTTCTTCCACCTTTACCACCCACTGGGGTCACAGCATCCTTTCTCTGCTGGAGGGGTTGGGCGAAGCCACAAAcccacccctgccccttccccagccttgccAGGCAGCACAGATCAGCTGATTGCCTCGCCTCATCTGGCATTCCCAAGCACCACGGGACTACTGGCAGCACAGTGTCTTGGGGCAGCCCGAGGCCTTGAGGCCACTGCCTCCCCAGGGCTCCTGAAGCCAAAGAATGGAAGTGGTGAGCTGAGCTACGGAGAAGTGATGGGTCCCTTGGAGAAGCCTGGTGGAAGGCACAAATGCCGCTTCTGTGCCAAAGTATTTGGCAGTGACAGTGCCCTGCAGATCCACCTTCGTTCCCACACGGGTGAGAGGCCCTATAAGTGCAATGTCTGTGGAAACCGTTTTACCACCCGTGGCAACCTCAAAGTGCATTTCCACCGGCATCGTGAGAAGTACCCACATGTGCAGATGAACCCACACCCAGTACCAGAGCACCTAGACTATGTCATTACCAGCAGTGGCTTGCCTTATGGTATGTCCGTGCCACCAGAGAAGGCCGAGGAGGAGGCAGCCACTCCAGGTGGAGGGGTTGAGCGCAAGCCTCTGGTGGCCTCCACAACAGCACTCAGTGCCACAGAGAGCCTGACTCTGCTCTCCACCAGTGCAGGCACAGCCACGGCTCCAGGACTCCCTGCTTTCAATAAGTTTGTGCTCATGAAAGCAGTGGAACCCAAGAATAAAGCTGATGAAAACACCCCCCCAGGGAGTGAGGGCTCAGCCATCAGTGGAGTGGCAGAAAGTAGCACGGCAACTCGCATGCAACTAAGTAAGTTGGTGACTTCACTACCAAGCTGGGCACTGCTTACCAACCACTTCAAGTCCACTGGcagcttccccttcccctatGTGCTAGAGCCCTTGGGGGCCTCACCCTCTGAGACATCAAAGCTGCAGCAACTGGTAGAAAAGATTGACCGGCAAGGAGCTGTGGCGGTGACCTCAGCTGCCTCAGGAGCCCCCACCACCTCTGCCCCTGCACCTTCATCCTCAGCCTCTTCTGGACCTAACCAGTGTGTCATCTGTCTCCGAGTGCTTAGCTGTCCTCGGGCCCTACGCCTTCATTATGGCCAACATGGAGGTGAGAGGCCCTTCAAATGCAAAGTGTGTGGCAGAGCCTTCTCCACCAGGGGTAATCTGCGTGCACATTTCGTGGGCCACAAGGCCAGTCCAGCTGCCCGGGCACAGAATTCCTGCCCCATCTGCCAGAAGAAGTTCACCAATGCTGTCACTCTGCAGCAGCATGTCCGGATGCACCTGGGGGGCCAGATCCCCAACGGTGGTACTGCACTCCCTGAAGGTGGAGGAGCTGCTCAGGAGAATGGCTCCGAGCAATCTACAGTCTCCGGGGCACGGAGTTTCCCCCAGCAGCAGTCCCAGCAGCCATCACCGGAAGAGGAGTtgtctgaggaggaggaagaggaggatgaggaagaagaggaagatgtGACTGATGAAGATTCCCTGGCAGGGAGAGGCTCAGAGAGTGGAGGTGAGAAGGCAATATCAGTGAGAGGTGATTCAGAAGAGGCAtctggggcagaggaggaggtggggacagTGGCGGCAGCAGCCACAGCTGGGAAGGAGATGGACAGTAATGAGAAAACTACTCAACAGTCTTctttgccaccaccaccaccacctgacAGCCTGGATCAGCCTCAGCCAATGGAGCAGGGAAGCAGTGGTGTTTTAGGAGGCAAGGAAGAGGGGGGCAAACCGGAGAGAAGCTCAAGTCCGGCATCAGCACTCACCCCAGAAGGGGAAGCCACCAGCGTGACCTTGGTAGAGGAGCTGAGCCTGCAGGAGGCAATGAGAAAGGAGCCAGGAGAGAGCAGCAGCAGAAAGGCCTGCGAAGTGTGTGGCCAGGCCTTTCCCTCCCAGGCAGCTCTGGAGGAGCATCAGAAGACCCACCCCAAGGAGGGGCCGCTCTTCACTTGTGTTTTCTGCAGGCAGGGCTTTCTTGAGCGGGCTACCCTCAAGAAGCATATGCTCCTGGCACACCACCAG AACCAGTATGTGGCATTCCTGTCAAATGGCCTGCCCATGAAGCCCTGGAATTCCAGCTCCACCTCCACTACCACTCCAAGCCTGGCCCCACCAGTGCTGTTTGGCCTAGGAACTGTGGCTGGGAAGGTGCCTCCAACAATGGGATCCAGGGAAGCCAAGGAGAAGACAGCCCccctcctatttcagcctcctgCACCCAAGGCAGTGCCTGAGAAGCCCATCATAGACAAGAAGTAG
- the SALL2 gene encoding sal-like protein 2 isoform X1, which produces MSRRKQRKPQQLISDCEGPSASENGDASEEDHPQVCAKCCAQFTDPTEFLAHQNACSTDPPVMVIIGGQENPNNSSASSEPRPEGHNNPQVMDTEHSNPPDSGSSVPTDPTWGPERRGEESSGHFLVAATGTAAGGGGGLILASPKLGATPLPPESTPAPPPPPPPPPPPGVGSGHLNIPLILEELRVLQQRQIHQMQMTEQICRQVLLLGSLGQTVGAPASPSELPGTGTASSTKPLLPLFSPIKPVQTSKTLASSSSSSSSSSGAETPKQAFFHLYHPLGSQHPFSAGGVGRSHKPTPAPSPALPGSTDQLIASPHLAFPSTTGLLAAQCLGAARGLEATASPGLLKPKNGSGELSYGEVMGPLEKPGGRHKCRFCAKVFGSDSALQIHLRSHTGERPYKCNVCGNRFTTRGNLKVHFHRHREKYPHVQMNPHPVPEHLDYVITSSGLPYGMSVPPEKAEEEAATPGGGVERKPLVASTTALSATESLTLLSTSAGTATAPGLPAFNKFVLMKAVEPKNKADENTPPGSEGSAISGVAESSTATRMQLSKLVTSLPSWALLTNHFKSTGSFPFPYVLEPLGASPSETSKLQQLVEKIDRQGAVAVTSAASGAPTTSAPAPSSSASSGPNQCVICLRVLSCPRALRLHYGQHGGERPFKCKVCGRAFSTRGNLRAHFVGHKASPAARAQNSCPICQKKFTNAVTLQQHVRMHLGGQIPNGGTALPEGGGAAQENGSEQSTVSGARSFPQQQSQQPSPEEELSEEEEEEDEEEEEDVTDEDSLAGRGSESGGEKAISVRGDSEEASGAEEEVGTVAAAATAGKEMDSNEKTTQQSSLPPPPPPDSLDQPQPMEQGSSGVLGGKEEGGKPERSSSPASALTPEGEATSVTLVEELSLQEAMRKEPGESSSRKACEVCGQAFPSQAALEEHQKTHPKEGPLFTCVFCRQGFLERATLKKHMLLAHHQNQYVAFLSNGLPMKPWNSSSTSTTTPSLAPPVLFGLGTVAGKVPPTMGSREAKEKTAPLLFQPPAPKAVPEKPIIDKK; this is translated from the exons GTGATGCTAGCGAGGAGGATCACCCCCAAGTCTGTGCCAAGTGCTGCGCACAATTCACTGACCCAACTGAATTCCTCGCCCACCAGAACGCATGTTCTACTGACCCTCCTGTAATGGTGATAATTGGGGGCCAGGAGAACCCCAACAACTCTTCGGCCTCCTCTGAACCCCGGCCTGAGGGTCACAATAATCCTCAGGTCATGGACACAGAGCATAGCAACCCCCCAGATTCTGGGTCCTCCGTGCCCACGGATCCCACctggggcccagagaggagaggagaggagtctTCAGGGCATTTCCTGGTCGCTGCCACAGGTACAGCGGCTGGGGGAGGCGGGGGCCTGATCTTGGCCAGTCCCAAGCTGGGAGCAACCCCATTACCTCCAGAATCGACCCCTgcaccccctcctcctccaccacccccTCCGCCCCCAGGGGTAGGCAGTGGCCACTTGAATATCCCCCTGATCTTGGAAGAGCTACGGGTGCTGCAGCAGCGGCAGATCCATCAGATGCAGATGACTGAGCAAATCTGCAGGCAGGTGCTGTTGCTTGGCTCCTTAGGCCAGACGGTGGGTGCCCCTGCCAGTCCCTCAGAGCTACCTGGGACAGGGACTGCCTCTTCCACCAAGCCCCTACTACCCCTCTTCAGCCCCATCAAGCCTGTCCAAACCAGCAAGACACTggcatcttcctcctcctcctcctcttcctcttcaggGGCAGAAACGCCCAAGCAGGCCTTCTTCCACCTTTACCACCCACTGGGGTCACAGCATCCTTTCTCTGCTGGAGGGGTTGGGCGAAGCCACAAAcccacccctgccccttccccagccttgccAGGCAGCACAGATCAGCTGATTGCCTCGCCTCATCTGGCATTCCCAAGCACCACGGGACTACTGGCAGCACAGTGTCTTGGGGCAGCCCGAGGCCTTGAGGCCACTGCCTCCCCAGGGCTCCTGAAGCCAAAGAATGGAAGTGGTGAGCTGAGCTACGGAGAAGTGATGGGTCCCTTGGAGAAGCCTGGTGGAAGGCACAAATGCCGCTTCTGTGCCAAAGTATTTGGCAGTGACAGTGCCCTGCAGATCCACCTTCGTTCCCACACGGGTGAGAGGCCCTATAAGTGCAATGTCTGTGGAAACCGTTTTACCACCCGTGGCAACCTCAAAGTGCATTTCCACCGGCATCGTGAGAAGTACCCACATGTGCAGATGAACCCACACCCAGTACCAGAGCACCTAGACTATGTCATTACCAGCAGTGGCTTGCCTTATGGTATGTCCGTGCCACCAGAGAAGGCCGAGGAGGAGGCAGCCACTCCAGGTGGAGGGGTTGAGCGCAAGCCTCTGGTGGCCTCCACAACAGCACTCAGTGCCACAGAGAGCCTGACTCTGCTCTCCACCAGTGCAGGCACAGCCACGGCTCCAGGACTCCCTGCTTTCAATAAGTTTGTGCTCATGAAAGCAGTGGAACCCAAGAATAAAGCTGATGAAAACACCCCCCCAGGGAGTGAGGGCTCAGCCATCAGTGGAGTGGCAGAAAGTAGCACGGCAACTCGCATGCAACTAAGTAAGTTGGTGACTTCACTACCAAGCTGGGCACTGCTTACCAACCACTTCAAGTCCACTGGcagcttccccttcccctatGTGCTAGAGCCCTTGGGGGCCTCACCCTCTGAGACATCAAAGCTGCAGCAACTGGTAGAAAAGATTGACCGGCAAGGAGCTGTGGCGGTGACCTCAGCTGCCTCAGGAGCCCCCACCACCTCTGCCCCTGCACCTTCATCCTCAGCCTCTTCTGGACCTAACCAGTGTGTCATCTGTCTCCGAGTGCTTAGCTGTCCTCGGGCCCTACGCCTTCATTATGGCCAACATGGAGGTGAGAGGCCCTTCAAATGCAAAGTGTGTGGCAGAGCCTTCTCCACCAGGGGTAATCTGCGTGCACATTTCGTGGGCCACAAGGCCAGTCCAGCTGCCCGGGCACAGAATTCCTGCCCCATCTGCCAGAAGAAGTTCACCAATGCTGTCACTCTGCAGCAGCATGTCCGGATGCACCTGGGGGGCCAGATCCCCAACGGTGGTACTGCACTCCCTGAAGGTGGAGGAGCTGCTCAGGAGAATGGCTCCGAGCAATCTACAGTCTCCGGGGCACGGAGTTTCCCCCAGCAGCAGTCCCAGCAGCCATCACCGGAAGAGGAGTtgtctgaggaggaggaagaggaggatgaggaagaagaggaagatgtGACTGATGAAGATTCCCTGGCAGGGAGAGGCTCAGAGAGTGGAGGTGAGAAGGCAATATCAGTGAGAGGTGATTCAGAAGAGGCAtctggggcagaggaggaggtggggacagTGGCGGCAGCAGCCACAGCTGGGAAGGAGATGGACAGTAATGAGAAAACTACTCAACAGTCTTctttgccaccaccaccaccacctgacAGCCTGGATCAGCCTCAGCCAATGGAGCAGGGAAGCAGTGGTGTTTTAGGAGGCAAGGAAGAGGGGGGCAAACCGGAGAGAAGCTCAAGTCCGGCATCAGCACTCACCCCAGAAGGGGAAGCCACCAGCGTGACCTTGGTAGAGGAGCTGAGCCTGCAGGAGGCAATGAGAAAGGAGCCAGGAGAGAGCAGCAGCAGAAAGGCCTGCGAAGTGTGTGGCCAGGCCTTTCCCTCCCAGGCAGCTCTGGAGGAGCATCAGAAGACCCACCCCAAGGAGGGGCCGCTCTTCACTTGTGTTTTCTGCAGGCAGGGCTTTCTTGAGCGGGCTACCCTCAAGAAGCATATGCTCCTGGCACACCACCAG AACCAGTATGTGGCATTCCTGTCAAATGGCCTGCCCATGAAGCCCTGGAATTCCAGCTCCACCTCCACTACCACTCCAAGCCTGGCCCCACCAGTGCTGTTTGGCCTAGGAACTGTGGCTGGGAAGGTGCCTCCAACAATGGGATCCAGGGAAGCCAAGGAGAAGACAGCCCccctcctatttcagcctcctgCACCCAAGGCAGTGCCTGAGAAGCCCATCATAGACAAGAAGTAG
- the SALL2 gene encoding sal-like protein 2 isoform b (isoform b is encoded by transcript variant 2) yields the protein MSRRKQRKPQQLISDCEGPSASENGDASEEDHPQVCAKCCAQFTDPTEFLAHQNACSTDPPVMVIIGGQENPNNSSASSEPRPEGHNNPQVMDTEHSNPPDSGSSVPTDPTWGPERRGEESSGHFLVAATGAETPKQAFFHLYHPLGSQHPFSAGGVGRSHKPTPAPSPALPGSTDQLIASPHLAFPSTTGLLAAQCLGAARGLEATASPGLLKPKNGSGELSYGEVMGPLEKPGGRHKCRFCAKVFGSDSALQIHLRSHTGERPYKCNVCGNRFTTRGNLKVHFHRHREKYPHVQMNPHPVPEHLDYVITSSGLPYGMSVPPEKAEEEAATPGGGVERKPLVASTTALSATESLTLLSTSAGTATAPGLPAFNKFVLMKAVEPKNKADENTPPGSEGSAISGVAESSTATRMQLSKLVTSLPSWALLTNHFKSTGSFPFPYVLEPLGASPSETSKLQQLVEKIDRQGAVAVTSAASGAPTTSAPAPSSSASSGPNQCVICLRVLSCPRALRLHYGQHGGERPFKCKVCGRAFSTRGNLRAHFVGHKASPAARAQNSCPICQKKFTNAVTLQQHVRMHLGGQIPNGGTALPEGGGAAQENGSEQSTVSGARSFPQQQSQQPSPEEELSEEEEEEDEEEEEDVTDEDSLAGRGSESGGEKAISVRGDSEEASGAEEEVGTVAAAATAGKEMDSNEKTTQQSSLPPPPPPDSLDQPQPMEQGSSGVLGGKEEGGKPERSSSPASALTPEGEATSVTLVEELSLQEAMRKEPGESSSRKACEVCGQAFPSQAALEEHQKTHPKEGPLFTCVFCRQGFLERATLKKHMLLAHHQNQYVAFLSNGLPMKPWNSSSTSTTTPSLAPPVLFGLGTVAGKVPPTMGSREAKEKTAPLLFQPPAPKAVPEKPIIDKK from the exons GTGATGCTAGCGAGGAGGATCACCCCCAAGTCTGTGCCAAGTGCTGCGCACAATTCACTGACCCAACTGAATTCCTCGCCCACCAGAACGCATGTTCTACTGACCCTCCTGTAATGGTGATAATTGGGGGCCAGGAGAACCCCAACAACTCTTCGGCCTCCTCTGAACCCCGGCCTGAGGGTCACAATAATCCTCAGGTCATGGACACAGAGCATAGCAACCCCCCAGATTCTGGGTCCTCCGTGCCCACGGATCCCACctggggcccagagaggagaggagaggagtctTCAGGGCATTTCCTGGTCGCTGCCACAG gGGCAGAAACGCCCAAGCAGGCCTTCTTCCACCTTTACCACCCACTGGGGTCACAGCATCCTTTCTCTGCTGGAGGGGTTGGGCGAAGCCACAAAcccacccctgccccttccccagccttgccAGGCAGCACAGATCAGCTGATTGCCTCGCCTCATCTGGCATTCCCAAGCACCACGGGACTACTGGCAGCACAGTGTCTTGGGGCAGCCCGAGGCCTTGAGGCCACTGCCTCCCCAGGGCTCCTGAAGCCAAAGAATGGAAGTGGTGAGCTGAGCTACGGAGAAGTGATGGGTCCCTTGGAGAAGCCTGGTGGAAGGCACAAATGCCGCTTCTGTGCCAAAGTATTTGGCAGTGACAGTGCCCTGCAGATCCACCTTCGTTCCCACACGGGTGAGAGGCCCTATAAGTGCAATGTCTGTGGAAACCGTTTTACCACCCGTGGCAACCTCAAAGTGCATTTCCACCGGCATCGTGAGAAGTACCCACATGTGCAGATGAACCCACACCCAGTACCAGAGCACCTAGACTATGTCATTACCAGCAGTGGCTTGCCTTATGGTATGTCCGTGCCACCAGAGAAGGCCGAGGAGGAGGCAGCCACTCCAGGTGGAGGGGTTGAGCGCAAGCCTCTGGTGGCCTCCACAACAGCACTCAGTGCCACAGAGAGCCTGACTCTGCTCTCCACCAGTGCAGGCACAGCCACGGCTCCAGGACTCCCTGCTTTCAATAAGTTTGTGCTCATGAAAGCAGTGGAACCCAAGAATAAAGCTGATGAAAACACCCCCCCAGGGAGTGAGGGCTCAGCCATCAGTGGAGTGGCAGAAAGTAGCACGGCAACTCGCATGCAACTAAGTAAGTTGGTGACTTCACTACCAAGCTGGGCACTGCTTACCAACCACTTCAAGTCCACTGGcagcttccccttcccctatGTGCTAGAGCCCTTGGGGGCCTCACCCTCTGAGACATCAAAGCTGCAGCAACTGGTAGAAAAGATTGACCGGCAAGGAGCTGTGGCGGTGACCTCAGCTGCCTCAGGAGCCCCCACCACCTCTGCCCCTGCACCTTCATCCTCAGCCTCTTCTGGACCTAACCAGTGTGTCATCTGTCTCCGAGTGCTTAGCTGTCCTCGGGCCCTACGCCTTCATTATGGCCAACATGGAGGTGAGAGGCCCTTCAAATGCAAAGTGTGTGGCAGAGCCTTCTCCACCAGGGGTAATCTGCGTGCACATTTCGTGGGCCACAAGGCCAGTCCAGCTGCCCGGGCACAGAATTCCTGCCCCATCTGCCAGAAGAAGTTCACCAATGCTGTCACTCTGCAGCAGCATGTCCGGATGCACCTGGGGGGCCAGATCCCCAACGGTGGTACTGCACTCCCTGAAGGTGGAGGAGCTGCTCAGGAGAATGGCTCCGAGCAATCTACAGTCTCCGGGGCACGGAGTTTCCCCCAGCAGCAGTCCCAGCAGCCATCACCGGAAGAGGAGTtgtctgaggaggaggaagaggaggatgaggaagaagaggaagatgtGACTGATGAAGATTCCCTGGCAGGGAGAGGCTCAGAGAGTGGAGGTGAGAAGGCAATATCAGTGAGAGGTGATTCAGAAGAGGCAtctggggcagaggaggaggtggggacagTGGCGGCAGCAGCCACAGCTGGGAAGGAGATGGACAGTAATGAGAAAACTACTCAACAGTCTTctttgccaccaccaccaccacctgacAGCCTGGATCAGCCTCAGCCAATGGAGCAGGGAAGCAGTGGTGTTTTAGGAGGCAAGGAAGAGGGGGGCAAACCGGAGAGAAGCTCAAGTCCGGCATCAGCACTCACCCCAGAAGGGGAAGCCACCAGCGTGACCTTGGTAGAGGAGCTGAGCCTGCAGGAGGCAATGAGAAAGGAGCCAGGAGAGAGCAGCAGCAGAAAGGCCTGCGAAGTGTGTGGCCAGGCCTTTCCCTCCCAGGCAGCTCTGGAGGAGCATCAGAAGACCCACCCCAAGGAGGGGCCGCTCTTCACTTGTGTTTTCTGCAGGCAGGGCTTTCTTGAGCGGGCTACCCTCAAGAAGCATATGCTCCTGGCACACCACCAG AACCAGTATGTGGCATTCCTGTCAAATGGCCTGCCCATGAAGCCCTGGAATTCCAGCTCCACCTCCACTACCACTCCAAGCCTGGCCCCACCAGTGCTGTTTGGCCTAGGAACTGTGGCTGGGAAGGTGCCTCCAACAATGGGATCCAGGGAAGCCAAGGAGAAGACAGCCCccctcctatttcagcctcctgCACCCAAGGCAGTGCCTGAGAAGCCCATCATAGACAAGAAGTAG